The DNA window GCTCGCCCGCGTCGCCCTCCCGCACGGTGACCTGCGCGCCCCAGGGCGCGTGGTTGGCGAGGTGCTCGGCCAGGATCTTGCGCGCACGAAGCGCGTCGTCGCCCGGTGCGAGCCGGACGCTGACCTTCGCGCGGGCGACCGGGATGAGGGTGTTCGACGCGTCGGCGACGCGGGTGGTGTCGAGCGCGAGGACGGAGGCGGTCGGCTTGGCCCACAGCCGTTCGGCGAGCGTGCCGGAACCGATCAGCTGGACGCCGTCCGCGAGCGCGGACTCGGCGCGGAACCGGTCCTCGGGGTACTCCACCTCGGGGGTCTTCGCCGTCACCAGGCCCTCGATCGCGACGTTGCCGTCCTCGTCGTGGAGCGTGGCGAGGATCCGCGCGAGCGCGGTGAGCGCGTCGGGCGCGGCGCCGCCGTACTGGCCGGAGTGCACGCCGTGGTTGAGCGTTCGGACCTCGACGTACACGTCGACGAGGCCACGCAGCGAGGTCGTGAGCGTCGGGATGCCCACGTCGTAGTTGCCGGAGTCGGCGATGACGATCACGTCCCCGGCGATTTTGTCCTTGTGGCGTTCGAGGAACGGACCCAGCGTGGGCGAGCCGATCTCCTCCTCGCCCTCGATGAAGACCGTGACGCCGATCGGCGGCTTGCCGTCGAACGCCCGGAGCGCGGCGAGGTGGACGGCGATGCCGGCCTTGTCGTCGCTGGAACCGCGGCCGTACAGCCGGCCACCGCGCACGGTGGGCTCGAACGGCGGGCTGGTCCAGCCGTCCGGGTCGCCGGTGGGCTGCACGTCGTGGTGCGCGTACAGCACGATCGTCGGCTGGCCGGGCGGGGCCGGGTAGTGCGCGACGACGGCCGGCTGGCCGCCCTCGAGGTCGTCGAGGATCTGCACGTCCGGGCTGCCGACGGCGCGGAACAGGTTGGCGACGGTCTCCGCCGACTGGCGCATCACTTCGGCTGAGCCGGGGTCCGCGCTGATCGACGGGATCCGGATCAGGGCGTCGAGATCGGCCCGAACACTCGGAAGGACGGCTTCAACGGCTTTGCGCAGGTCGTCGGTCACGAAACCGCAGCCTAACCTTCGGCACGAACCCGAGCCACCGCCCGCGCACCCACCCGCACTTCACCCACGGAATCGGGGTCCGACGGACCTTTACCACGTTGCAGAACCCCGGTTCGGTGGGTGAAGTGGCGCCAGCCTGTGGACGCGGGCCGTACGAGCCTCCGCGAGCTTGTCCGGTTCGGGCGAGCCTGGGCGGTTATGTGGGCGGGATCGGTTCGGCTGTTGTCCGAATGCGGAGAAAGCCCTTCGGAATATGGACACCGCTCGTACCCTTTTCCTAGCTGAACTGTCGGAGACATCGGAAGGCTGTAGTTGTGCGGAAACTCATCCTGCTGGCGATCGTCGGACTGATCGCCCAACTCGTCGACGGCAGCCTCGGCATGGCGTACGGCGCGACGTCGGCGACGTTGCTGCTGGCCACCGGCGTGGGCGCGGCCGCCACGTCGGCGACCGTCCACCTCGCGGAGATCGGCACCACGTTGGCGTCCGGCGCCTCGCACTGGCGCTTCGGCAACGTCGACTGGAAGGTCGTCGGGAAGATCGCGATCCCGGGCGCGATCGGCGCGTTCGCCGGGGCGACGTTCCTGTCGAACCTGTCCACCGAGACGGCCGCACCGGTCATGTCCGGCATCCTGCTCGCGATCGGCATCTACCTGCTGATCCGCTTCACCGGCTGGGGAATGCCGAAGGGCAACCTGGGCAAGCCCGTCCGCAAGCGCTTCCTCGCTCCGCTCGGCATCTTCGCCGGCTTCGTCGACGCGAGCGGCGGCGGTGGATGGGGCCCGGTCGCGACGCCGGCACTGCTGGCTAGCGGGCGGATGGAGCCGCGCAAGGTCATCGGCTCGGTCGACACGTCGGAGTTCGTCGTCTCCGTCGCGGCCAGTGTGGGCTTCATCATCGGCATCGGCTCGGCGGGCATCTCCTTCGGCGCGGTCGCCGCGCTGCTGATCGGCGGCCTGATCGCCGCGCCGATCGCGGCGTACCTGGTCCGGCTCATCCCGAGCCGCATCCTCGGCTCGCTGGTCGGCGGGCTGATCGTTCTCACCAACGTCCGCACGATCCTGCGGTCCGACCTCGTCGACGCCTCGGACGGCGTTCAGTACACCTGGTACGTCGGGATCCTGCTCGTCTGGATCGCCGCGGTGGTGTGGTCGGTGCGCGCCTACCGGCGGGAGAAGGCCGAGGACGCGGCGGACGAGCAGGCTTCCGTTCCGGCCTAGCCTCGAAGCGTCGTGGTCGCCTTACCCGGCCAGTGGCCGCTCTACCTGGCGTTCACCCCACGTAAAGCGGCCAATGATCATGTAAACATGATCATTGGCCCCAGGGCGGGCGGGGCCGGGACCGGGCGAACCCACCGCCGGACGAAAGATCGAGGCTAAGGTCTTAGGCCTCGCGTGACGGTCTCGACGATCTCGTCGAGACCGTTTCGCACTGCCCAGTCCGGCGGCAGGATCCCGCTCACGGACAGCGCGGCATAGCCGTGGATGCTGGCGAACAGCGCCAGCGCCACCACCTCGACCGGACCCTCGCGGATCTCGCCGGCCTGTTGCGCGTCGCGGATCAGCTCCAGCAACGGCTCGCCGAGCCGGAACGCCGAACTGACCAGCTCGGGTGACGCGCCGGCCTCATGCTTGCGCGCGTACATCAGCTCGAGTAGCGCGGCGTCCTCGACCGCGAAGTCCACGTACGCCCGCGCCGTGGCGTGCATGCGTTCCCGGATCCCGCCCTCGACGGCGTTCGCGCGCTCGAGCGCGCCGCTGAGCCGGTCGAAGCCCGCCTGCGCCAGCGCGTCGAGCAGCGCCTGCTTGTCCTTGAAGTGGCGGCTCGGGGCGGCGTGGCTCACGCCGATGTCGCGGGCGAGTTCGCGCAACGACAGCGCCTCGACTCCCTTGTCCCGAACCGTCTGTTCGGCGCGGTCGAGGAGGGCTGTGCGCAAGTCACCGTGGTGGTAGGGGCGTGCCGGCATGACTTCAGCCTACCGGCAATGTTGGCATTGACATCTTTGTTGTCACTGTCTACATTCGAAGATATGACGAGCTTCTCGCTTCCGAACCTGACCGGCCGCACCGCGGTCGTCACCGGTGCCAACAGCGGCATCGGTATTGCTGCTACCCAAGCGCTGGCCGCGGCCGGCGCCCACGTCGTCATGGCCGTTCGCGATCTGGAACGCGGCAAGGCCGCCGCCGCTTCGGTCCGGGGCAGCGCCGAGGTCCGCCGGCTGGACCTGGCCGACCTGTCGTCGGTTCGTACGTTCGCGGCGGACTGGGACGGTCCGCTGGACCTGCTGATCAACAACGCCGGGGTGATGGCGATCCCGGAGGCTCAGACGGCGGAGGGCTTCGAGCTGCAGTTCGGCACGAACCATCTCGGCCACTTCGCGCTGACCAACCTGCTGCTGCCGTACGTCACCGACCGCGTGGTGACGGTGTCGTCGAGCGCGCACCGGGCCGGGCAGCTCCAGTTCGACAACCTGAACCTGACCGGGGCGTACTCGCCGACCCGCGCGTACTCGCAGTCGAAGCTCGCGAACCTGCTGTTCACGTTGGAACTGCAGCGCCGGCTGACGCT is part of the Tenggerimyces flavus genome and encodes:
- a CDS encoding TetR/AcrR family transcriptional regulator, which gives rise to MPARPYHHGDLRTALLDRAEQTVRDKGVEALSLRELARDIGVSHAAPSRHFKDKQALLDALAQAGFDRLSGALERANAVEGGIRERMHATARAYVDFAVEDAALLELMYARKHEAGASPELVSSAFRLGEPLLELIRDAQQAGEIREGPVEVVALALFASIHGYAALSVSGILPPDWAVRNGLDEIVETVTRGLRP
- a CDS encoding dipeptidase, whose protein sequence is MTDDLRKAVEAVLPSVRADLDALIRIPSISADPGSAEVMRQSAETVANLFRAVGSPDVQILDDLEGGQPAVVAHYPAPPGQPTIVLYAHHDVQPTGDPDGWTSPPFEPTVRGGRLYGRGSSDDKAGIAVHLAALRAFDGKPPIGVTVFIEGEEEIGSPTLGPFLERHKDKIAGDVIVIADSGNYDVGIPTLTTSLRGLVDVYVEVRTLNHGVHSGQYGGAAPDALTALARILATLHDEDGNVAIEGLVTAKTPEVEYPEDRFRAESALADGVQLIGSGTLAERLWAKPTASVLALDTTRVADASNTLIPVARAKVSVRLAPGDDALRARKILAEHLANHAPWGAQVTVREGDAGEPFALEASGPAYDAMRAAFREGFGVDSVEMGMGGSIPFIAAYSANFPNAEILCVSAGADPDTRAHGLDESLLLADFEKAAISEALLLAKLAR
- a CDS encoding sulfite exporter TauE/SafE family protein, with the protein product MRKLILLAIVGLIAQLVDGSLGMAYGATSATLLLATGVGAAATSATVHLAEIGTTLASGASHWRFGNVDWKVVGKIAIPGAIGAFAGATFLSNLSTETAAPVMSGILLAIGIYLLIRFTGWGMPKGNLGKPVRKRFLAPLGIFAGFVDASGGGGWGPVATPALLASGRMEPRKVIGSVDTSEFVVSVAASVGFIIGIGSAGISFGAVAALLIGGLIAAPIAAYLVRLIPSRILGSLVGGLIVLTNVRTILRSDLVDASDGVQYTWYVGILLVWIAAVVWSVRAYRREKAEDAADEQASVPA
- a CDS encoding oxidoreductase, translated to MTSFSLPNLTGRTAVVTGANSGIGIAATQALAAAGAHVVMAVRDLERGKAAAASVRGSAEVRRLDLADLSSVRTFAADWDGPLDLLINNAGVMAIPEAQTAEGFELQFGTNHLGHFALTNLLLPYVTDRVVTVSSSAHRAGQLQFDNLNLTGAYSPTRAYSQSKLANLLFTLELQRRLTLAGSVVRSTAAHPGWAATNLQNRTAYAWLNAGAGLANRLFAQSNEAGAWPTLAAATWDVPGASFLGPEGAFEMRGAPTLVGRTRLASNVEDAKRLWTVSEDLTGVRFPQLAKAA